One genomic region from Salvia hispanica cultivar TCC Black 2014 chromosome 2, UniMelb_Shisp_WGS_1.0, whole genome shotgun sequence encodes:
- the LOC125204551 gene encoding putative late blight resistance protein homolog R1A-3 has translation MAAYGALVSLMHIIDTLHKHPSPPISIDTEQVESLTQIVTFLQEFLDAYISPVVVDGREADPLEHRIANAVYAAEDVIESHIVLNIHKPFTIHGKMISFFNSFRGVRKCKDATAAMEPSKRRKRVGFLNLFRGVCRSTSATAKEDFYRSMQKVIKEMNLIKKEAMEIEAVAQLRRQASSIPVGSLTSSSIVKKNMMVGFDEVFLEVLDKLTGYQLSREIIPIMGMGGIGKTTLARNLFENALVKEHFDIRAWTTISQTYNVTETLRQVLFQASGDSSSDLSEEILGEKLYKFLYGRRYVVIMDDMWSVDAWEKIKIYFPDNGNGSRIMVTTRLSNLSSQLNESYRVGMNFLDEANSWDLFCKTVFGKEGCPFEFEKIGKNIVENCKGLPLSIITIGGLLVKSQRTREYWKLIEQKLNSIVISTNDEFCLKILRMSYIYLPNYLKPCFLYMGVFGEDRRIRVSMLEKLWVSEGFLKPSSGKSLEIIAQENLKELVDRNLVLVDKLGSIGNIKYCKMHDLLRDLCLKEVEKERFYHVLKQSPLISSVSFLATKGLLISDVLESLSRARRVVLNNGYLFHNELWGTFSHARSIICDYYHSSGWWVGEVRLPRNLRLLRTFKAYNEDDDENDAYLLDNVFELVNSRYFDVNISKRSEFPSSVDLLWNLHTLIIHGWGDFMVPIEIWKLHQLQHLVFGESRVILPDPPIGDDNDIVIMENLQTLKGVKNLILNEDMVKRIPNVKKLYLSYDHVKQMDGENCLSYLQCLSKLENFRCSTADGCQKYLQSIKIPHSLKKLSIFSSNDLEVEYIMSQIGSLPLLEKFVLERCRFRTRKWETIEGQFQSLKYLRLDYCGGLEDWIVSDNSHFPNLQKLHLHYLHQLNGIPSEIGEIPTLRSIELDRCSESVVESAKKIVEEQEDLYGDQLDLHVLVKGYKIEALKSLANANFEVVERF, from the coding sequence ATGGCGGCTTATGGAGCTCTAGTTTCTCTTATGCATATCATAGACACCCTTCACAAACATCCTTCTCCTCCCATTTCTATCGACACTGAACAAGTTGAATCTCTCACTCAAATTGTTACCTTCTTGCAAGAGTTTCTTGATGCTTATATTTCCCCTGTTGTTGTCGATGGCCGTGAAGCTGATCCATTGGAGCATCGCATTGCTAATGCAGTTTATGCAGCTGAGGATGTTATCGAATCTCATATTGTGCTAAATATTCATAAACCATTTACAATACATGGGAAGATGATTAGTTTCTTCAACTCGTTTCGAGGTGTACGTAAATGCAAAGATGCAACTGCAGCTATGGAACCTTCAAAACGCAGGAAGAGAGTCGGTTTTCTTAACTTGTTTCGAGGTGTATGTAGAAGCACAAGCGCAACTGCCAAAGAAGACTTCTATCGCAGTATGCAAAAAGTGATAAAAGAAATGAATCTGATCAAGAAAGAAGCCATGGAGATTGAAGCCGTTGCTCAGCTGCGCAGACAAGCCTCTTCGATTCCTGTTGGCTCCTTGACGTCTTCTTCCATTGTGAAGAAAAACATGATGGTGGGATTTGATGAGGTGTTTCTCGAGGTCTTGGATAAGCTCACCGGATATCAACTCAGCCGTGAAATCATCCCCATCatggggatgggcggtattGGTAAGACCACTCTTGCCCGAAATCTATTTGAGAATGCACTTGTTAAGGAGCATTTTGATATTCGTGCTTGGActacaatttctcaaacttATAATGTTACAGAAACACTTAGACAAGTTCTTTTCCAAGCAAGTGGTGATTCAAGTAGTGATTTGAGTGAAGAAATATTGGGAGAAAAATTATACAAGTTTTTATATGGTAGGAGGTATGTTGTGATAATGGATGATATGTGGAGTGTTGATGCGTGGGAGAAGATCAAAATTTACTTTCCTGATAATGGAAATGGAAGTCGAATAATGGTAACGACTAGGCTGTCAAACCTGAGTTCTCAGTTGAATGAGTCTTATAGAGTTGGTATGAATTTTTTAGATGAAGCTAATAGTTGGGATTTGTTTTGTAAAACTGTATTTGGGAAAGAAGGTTGTCCTTTCGAGTTTGAGAAAATTGGGAAGAATATTGTAGAAAATTGTAAAGGGCTtcctttatcaattattacgATAGGAGGCCTTTTGGTGAAATCTCAACGCACAAGAGAATATTGGAAGCTTATAgagcaaaaattaaattcaattgttATCAGCACTAATGATGAATTTTGCTTGAAAATATTGAGGATGAGTTATATCTATTTGCCTAATTATTTGAAGCCATGTTTTCTATATATGGGTGTCTTTGGGGAAGACCGTCGTATCCGTGTTTCAATGCTCGAGAAGCTTTGGGTTTCTGAGGGATTTTTAAAGCCAAGTAGTGGGAAAAGTTTGGAAATAATTGCACAAGAAAACCTGAAAGAGTTGGTTGATAGAAATCTGGTTTTAGTTGATAAGTTGGGGTCTATTGGAAATATCAAGTATTGTAAAATGCATGATTTATTGAGAGATTTATGTTTGAAAGAAGTTGAAAAGGAAAGGTTTTATCATGTCCTGAAACAAAGTCCTCTGATATCTTCAGTTTCTTTCCTTGCAACTAAAGGGTTGCTTATAAGTGATGTATTGGAATCTTTGTCACGTGCTCGTCGGGTTGTTCTTAATAATGGATATCTGTTTCACAATGAATTATGGGGAACTTTTTCACATGCCCGCTCCATAATATGTGATTATTATCATAGTTCGGGATGGTGGGTTGGAGAAGTTCGACTGCCTCGAAATCTTAGATTGTTGAGGACATTCAAAGCATACAATGAAGATGACGATGAGAATGATGCTTATCTCCTAGATaatgtgtttgaattggtgaATTCGCGTTACTTTGATGTTAATATTAGTAAGAGGTCTGAATTCCCCTCTTCAGTTGATCTACTTTGGAATCTACACACACTGATTATTCATGGTTGGGGTGATTTTATGGTACCGattgaaatttggaaattGCATCAACTTCAACATCTCGTGTTTGGTGAAAGCAGAGTGATTCTCCCAGATCCTCCAATTGGGGACGACAATGACATTGTTATTATGGAGAATCTGCAGACACTCAAGGGAGTaaagaatttgattttgaatgagGACATGGTTAAAAGGATTCCCAATGTGAAGAAATTGTATCTATCGTACGACCATGTGAAACAAATGGATGGAGAAAACTGTCTAAGCTATCTTCAGTGTTTGAGTAAACTGGAAAACTTCCGCTGCTCCACCGCTGATGGATGCCAAAAGTATTTGCAGAGTATTAAGATTCCGCACTCCCTCAAGAAGTTATCTATTTTTTCCTCTAATGATCTGGAAGTGGAATACATAATGTCCCAAATCGGTTCATTGCCCCTTCTTGAGAAGTTTGTATTAGAGCGTTGTCGCTTCAGAACACGCAAGTGGGAAACAATTGAAGGCCAGTTCCAGAGCCTCAAGTATCTACGATTGGATTACTGCGGTGGTCTAGAAGATTGGATTGTGTCGGATAATTCTCATTTTCCGAACCTCCAGAAGCTTCATCTTCATTACTTGCATCAACTGAATGGGATCCCATCAGAAATTGGAGAAATACCAACACTCAGATCAATTGAATTGGATCGGTGCAGTGAATCAGTGGTGGAGTCAGCTAAAAAGATAGTAGAGGAACAAGAGGATTTATATGGAGACCAACTAGACCTTCATGTCCTAGTTAAAGGTTACAAGATAGAAGCACTGAAGAGCTTGGCAAATGCCAACTTTGAAGTAGTGGAAAGGTTTTAG